The following proteins come from a genomic window of Miscanthus floridulus cultivar M001 chromosome 2, ASM1932011v1, whole genome shotgun sequence:
- the LOC136538245 gene encoding hydroxyproline O-galactosyltransferase GALT5-like yields the protein MRRQRRTGGGLRPVLLLLPFAALVSVATFSLHSADRLLPSSDTAQQAASPSRHQQHRLPISTLDVRAVNAAAPPLHAAAARAFRSGGRLLRDVLSSSSPSSSAPAPPPAAVGVGGATRCQASITRSGAYLRLRHADGGGVLLPLPCGLALGSHVTLVGAPRGGGGAAGVAQFAVELRGEGDGDAAPRILHFNPRLSGDWSRRPVIELNTRFRGQWGPALRCDGRRSRPDEETVDGLVICEEWSGNIGGASEELKRSWLQNRVAGKNNRNWIHWPYPFLEEELFVLTLSAGLEGYHFHVDGKHVTSFPYRVGFVLEDAKIFSVNGNIDIKSIVAGSLPTAHPSIVQRNLELLTELKTPPLGKENVELFIGVLSAGSHFTERMAVRRSWMSLVRNSSSIVTRFFVALNGRKEANEDLIKEADFFRDIVIVPFADSYDLVVLKTVAICDYVARVVPAKYVMKCDDDTFVRLDSVMAEVKKIQDGKSFYLGNMNYYHRPLREGKWAVSYEEWPREEYPPYADGAGYVVSSDIANFIASEMENGRLNMFKMEDVSMGMWVGQFNRSGTGNTVAYVHSAGFCQSGCVDGYLTAHYQSPAQMVCLWDKLRRGNTQCCNAR from the exons ATGCGCCGGCAACGCCGCACCGGCGGCGGCCTCCGCCCAGTGCTGCTGCTACTCCCCTTCGCCGCGCTCGTTTCGGTCGCAACCTTCTCCCTACACTCCGCCGACCGCCTCCTCCCCAGCTCTGACACGGCGCAGCAGGCCGCTTCGCCGTCCCGGCACCAGCAGCATCGGTTGCCCATCTCCACCCTCGACGTGCGCGCGGTCAACGCCGCCGCCCCGCCGCTCCACGCGGCCGCCGCGCGCGCCTTCCGGTCCGGCGGGCGCCTCCTCCGCgacgtcctctcctcctcctccccctcgtcatctgcccccgcgccgccgcccgcggCCGTGGGTGTCGGCGGCGCGACGCGGTGCCAGGCCTCGATCACGCGGTCGGGCGCGTATCTCCGTCTCCGCCATGCTGACGGCGGCGGCGTCCTGCTGCCCCTGCCCTGCGGGCTGGCGCTGGGGTCACACGTCACGCTGGTCGGCGCGCCGCGGGGCGGTGGAGGCGCCGCTGGCGTGGCGCAGTTTGCGGTGGAGCTGCGCGGGGAAGGCGACGGGGACGCGGCGCCGAGGATACTGCACTTCAACCCGCGGCTCAGCGGGGACTGGAGCCGCCGCCCGGTGATCGAGCTGAACACGCGCTTCCGCGGACAATGGGGACCCGCGCTCCGGTGCGACGGCCGTCGGTCGCGCCCCGACGAGGAGACCG TTGATGGATTAGTGATATGTGAGGAATGGTCTGGAAACATTGGTGGTGCATCAGAGGAGTTGAAGAGATCGTGGTTGCAGAACCGTGTTGCTGGAAAGAATAACAGAAATTGGATACATTGGCCATATCCATTCTTGGAGGAAGAATTGTTTGTTCTAACACTAAGTGCTGGTTTAGAAGGCTACCATTTTCATGTTGATGGGAAGCATGTCACATCCTTTCCTTACCGTGTT GGCTTTGTTCTTGAGGATGCCAAAATCTTTTCTGTGAATGGTAATATTGACATCAAATCAATAGTAGCTGGTTCTTTACCAACGGCTCATCCAAGCATTGTACAAAGAAATCTGGAGTTGCTGACAGAACTAAAAACCCCTCCTCTTGGCAAAGAGAATGTTGAGCTGTTCATAGGCGTTCTTTCAGCGGGGAGCCATTTCACTGAGCGTATGGCCGTGAGGAGATCTTGGATGTCTTTGGTGCGAAATTCATCAAGCATAGTGACACGTTTTTTTGTTGCATTG AACGGCAGAAAGGAAGCAAATGAAGATTTGATAAAAGAAGCAGATTTCTTCAGGGACATTGTCATTGTCCCTTTTGCAGATAGCTATGATCTGGTTGTTCTGAAGACTGTTGCCATTTGTGACTATGTG GCTCGTGTTGTTCCGGCGAAGTATGTCATGAAGTGTGATGATGATACCTTTGTTAGACTTGATTCAGTAATGGCTGAAGTTAAAAAAATCCAAGATGGCAAAAGCTTCTATTTGGGGAACATGAACTACTACCACAGGCCACTGCGGGAGGGAAAATGGGCTGTCTCATACGAG GAGTGGCCCAGAGAAGAGTACCCGCCTTATGCTGATGGTGCAGGCTATGTCGTTTCTTCTGACATTGCAAACTTCATCGCATCTGAAATGGAGAATGGTCGACTAAAT ATGTTCAAGATGGAGGATGTGAGCATGGGGATGTGGGTGGGGCAATTCAACCGCTCAGGGACGGGGAACACCGTGGCGTACGTCCACAGCGCCGGTTTCTGCCAGTCCGGCTGCGTTGATGGCTACCTCACCGCGCACTACCAGTCGCCGGCGCAGATGGTGTGCCTCTGGGACAAGCTACGGCGAGGCAACACGCAGTGCTGCAACGCAAGGTGA
- the LOC136538246 gene encoding protein SOSEKI 3-like, whose protein sequence is MESRGRRPRSPERQRPQAARKVPVVYYLTRSRHLEHPHFVEVPLASPEGLYLRDVINHLNMVRGKGMAAMYSWSCKRSYKNGFVWHDLSEDDLVVAATDGEYVLKGSELVDQSPSGPFYPVSNGNHQKQQSGPKEGARQPLPRDHSYPSSPPSVIVREAKARRSPSVPSQDEDDTPSPCRDRSLETMSQQSEAPQKNERTQLPVSGSASPVEFRVYKPTGCMDAATQTDDLGRRSGRRAPELRKKSLSTDHDAVVREITEYRQSHPRRSADLQGISRELLHQCITPLSIPSTRAKSESLESLIRADNVTNSFRILEEEDIVVPTCPKLKPTNVLMQLITCGSLSVKDQENAGIVQTYKARFPNLKFPSPLISRTMMMGELDYLSENPRLMGMRLEEKEYFSGSLIETKMQRDVPAERYSALKRSSSYNAERAGDALDCTRREEDKTDDTSSRTRCLPRTPIVSSFLHPKGDSLKSPVSDCRRSSSAQQDCDAASGNGSRRFADASVASATTTTRADSFRKEEKLVKIEES, encoded by the exons ATGGAGAGCCGAGGGCGGCGGCCGCGGAGCCCCGAGCGCCAGAGGCCGCAGGCGGCGCGGAAGGTGCCGGTGGTGTACTACCTCACCCGGAGCCGCCACCTTGAGCACCCGCACTTCGTCGAGGTGCCGCTGGCCTCGCCGGAGGGGCTCTACCTCAGAG ATGTGATTAATCACCTCAACATGGTGCGCGGCAAGGGCATGGCGGCGATGTACTCGTGGTCCTGCAAGAG GAGCTACAAGAATGGGTTCGTGTGGCACGACCTTTCGGAGGATGACCTCGTCGTCGCGGCGACCGACGGCGAGTACGTGCTCAAGGGCTCCGAGCTCGTGGACCAATCCCCTTCAG GTCCATTTTACCCTGTCAGTAACGGCAACCACCAAAAGCAACAGAGCGGACCGAAAGAGGGTGCACGGCAGCCATTGCCAAGAGATCATTCCTACCCATCCTCCCCTCCTAGCGTGATAGTTAGAGAAGCCAAGGCCCGGCGGTCACCGTCTGTGCcctcacaagatgaggatgacaCCCCCTCTCCGTGCAGGGATCGCTCCTTGGAGACCATGTCACAGCAGTCGGAGGCGCCCCAGAAGAATGAGAGGACTCAACTGCCAGTGAGCGGGTCTGCGAGCCCAGTAGAGTTCAGAGTTTACAAGCCCACCGGTTGCATGGATGCTGCAACTCAAACTGATGATCTTGGCAGAAGATCGGGTCGCAGAGCACCCGAGTTGCGCAAGAAGAGTCTGAGCACAGATCATGATGCTGTCGTTCGTGAAATTACAGAGTACCGGCAAAGCCATCCTCGCCGGTCAGCAGATCTCCAAGGGATCTCCAGGGAACTCCTGCACCAGTGTATTACTCCATTGAGCATACCATCGACCCGTGCCAAGTCCGAGAGTTTAGAGTCGTTGATACGAGCGGATAATGTGACGAACAGCTTTAGGATTCTCGAAGAGGAGGATATTGTTGTGCCCACCTGCCCAAAGCTAAAGCCGACAAATGTACTGATGCAGCTCATCACTTGTGGCTCACTTTCGGTGAAAGATCAGGAAAATGCCGGAATTGTTCAGACATACAAGGCAAGGTTCCCAAACCTGAAGTTCCCCTCACCGCTAATTTCTCGCACCATGATGATGGGTGAGCTTGATTACCTGTCAGAAAATCCCAGGTTAATGGGAATGAGGTTGGAAGAAAAGGAATACTTCAGTGGAAGCCTTATTGAGACTAAGATGCAAAGAGATGTTCCAGCTGAGAGATATTCAGCGCTTAAACGGTCTTCTTCCTACAATGCAGAAAG GGCCGGCGACGCTCTAGATTGCACAAGACGTGAAGAGGATAAAACCGACGACACATCATCGCGCACGAGGTGCCTCCCCCGGACGCCAATCGTGTCATCCTTCCTGCACCCGAAGGGCGACTCGCTCAAGTCTCCCGTCTCGGACTGCCGGCGGAGCTCCTCGGCCCAGCAGGACTGCGACGCGGCCTCCGGGAACGGGAGCAGGAGGTTCGCCGACGCCTCGGTCGCGTCCGCGACTACAACTACAAGGGCGGACTCGTTCAGGAAGGAGGAGAAGCTCGTCAAGATCGAGGAAAGTTAA
- the LOC136536227 gene encoding uncharacterized protein, protein MAPEPASRRCDDTHMKLLCSHGGRFLPCGPDGEPRYVGGETRVLVVPRAVSFRDLAEMAGGGSAKEVRAISIRHRLADEGLEDVIVTVTCDEEVAHMRDEYDRLRATRPAARFRVFVTTATATASSSAGPKRATTKAGIPPLAPPSSMRRVQSEQAVAVRAQHQHRPTRRVHSAQELAGGVHVVQPSFHHHHHRHQHCCYCCSCQRRDRYTPAPPPARPTYALPYMSKKVAAAPPLVSAAEAAGRVTAVSTDAAAAREKATSRDVETAVQNRRAIWELE, encoded by the coding sequence ATGGCGCCAGAACCAGCTTCCCGCCGCTGCGACGACACGCACATGAAGCTGCTGTGCAGCCACGGCGGCCGCTTCCTGCCCTGCGGGCCCGACGGCGAGCCCCGGTACGTCGGCGGCGAGACGCGCGTCCTCGTCGTGCCGCGCGCGGTGTCCTTCCGAGACCTGGCGGAGATGGCCGGCGGCGGCTCGGCGAAGGAGGTGCGCGCCATCAGCATCAGGCACCGCCTCGCGGACGAGGGCCTCGAGGACGTCATCGTGACGGTTACCTGCGACGAGGAGGTCGCGCACATGCGCGACGAGTACGACCGCCTGCGCGCCACGCGGCCGGCCGCGAGGTTCCGGGTCttcgtcaccaccgccaccgccaccgcatcGTCCTCCGCCGGGCCAAAGAGAGCGACGACGAAAGCCGGGATCCCACCCCTGGCGCCACCGTCGTCGATGCGGCGCGTGCAGAGCGAGCAGGCGGTCGCCGTGCGAGCGCAGCACCAGCACAGGCCGACGCGGCGCGTCCACAGCGCGCAGGAGCTCGCGGGAGGAGTCCATGTAGTGCAGCCgtccttccaccaccaccaccatcgccaccagcactgctgctactgctgctcctgCCAGCGCCGTGACCGGTACACGCCCGCGCCACCGCCTGCGCGCCCGACGTACGCACTGCCCTACATGTCCAAGAAGGTAGCCGCCGCTCCTCCTTTGGTGTCCGCGGCGGAGGCGGCAGGGCGGGTGACGGCGGTTTCCACTGATGCAGCAGCCGCGAGGGAGAAGGCGACGAGCAGAGACGTCGAGACGGCCGTGCAGAACAGAAGAGCGATCTGGGAGCTGGAGTGA